The following coding sequences are from one Musa acuminata AAA Group cultivar baxijiao chromosome BXJ2-4, Cavendish_Baxijiao_AAA, whole genome shotgun sequence window:
- the LOC103983503 gene encoding LRR receptor-like serine/threonine-protein kinase GSO1 has protein sequence MDSMQPLCLVFLFLCSTLLLQWSQGCHPHDRSALLTFKAGITADPSGLLRSWDSATDCCSAWDGVACDAATGRVVNVSRPGLSSGPDFISDASIAGSLSPALGDLFSLRLLDLSNLKQLAGPIPPALGRLSRLEHLLLDSNQLTGCIPSAFANLTRLRKLSLGNNRLSGSLPPSMFTSPFLSVVSLSNNRLTGGIPASIGRVPAMEALDLHGNHLTGSIPMEIGLLRRLTVLDLSENKISGGIPSSIGKLENLVVLYLNQNRITGSIPPSIAGMVSLQFCRMSENQLTGSIPDSIGGLPSIERLILENNKLTGQLPAAIGRLATLTDIFFSDNRFTGRIPSSFANLANLQTLDLSRNRLCGPIPAELSRLRNLQELDLSFNSLMHLGRPPSWLGQMNIFKLVLADTGISGPLSDWLSSASSISILDLSSNGLVGDLPQWIGNMTGLSLLNLSNNALHSGIPEGFKNLTLLMDLDLHANELYGRLRPVLAKGTQDPLGHYRTLDLSRNRFTGGLDEDVGELAAMDTVERLVVSHNPELGGGIPASMSRLAALKEVGMAGNGLSGSIPEGVMDLARLTEFDVSDNRLSGRIPRHRAPLTAEGFRGNTGLCGAPLPPCKL, from the coding sequence ATGGATAGCATGCAGCCGCTGtgcctcgtcttcctcttcctctgctcCACCCTGTTGCTGCAGTGGTCGCAGGGATGTCACCCCCACGACCGTTCGGCCCTTCTCACCTTCAAGGCCGGCATCACCGCCGACCCCTCCGGCCTCCTCCGCTCCTGGGACTCGGCCACGGACTGTTGCTCCGCGTGGGACGGCGTGGCCTGCGACGCTGCCACTGGCCGCGTCGTCAACGTCTCCCGCCCTGGCCTCTCCTCCGGGCCCGACTTCATCTCCGACGCCTCCATTGCCGGGAGTCTCTCGCCTGCCCTCGGCGACCTCTTCTCCCTCCGGTTGCTCGATCTCAGCAACCTCAAGCAGCTCGCCGGCCCCATTCCACCAGCCCTCGGCCGCCTCTCCCGCCTTGAACACCTCCTCCTCGACTCCAACCAACTCACCGGCTGCATCCCCTCCGCCTTCGCAAACCTCACCCGACTCCGGAAGCTCTCCCTCGGCAACAACCGCCTCTCCGGATCGCTTCCCCCTTCCATGTTCACCTCTCCATTTCTTTCCGTGGTCTCTCTTTCCAACAACAGGTTAACCGGCGGCATCCCGGCATCCATCGGGCGGGTACCTGCAATGGAGGCACTAGACCTCCATGGCAACCACCTCACCGGCTCCATCCCCATGGAGATCGGATTGCTGCGAAGGCTCACTGTTCTTGATCTTTCAGAGAACAAGATCTCCGGCGGCATCCCCAGCTCCATAGGCAAGCTCGAAAACCTGGTGGTTCTCTACTTGAACCAGAACCGCATCACGGGAAGCATTCCGCCTTCCATCGCCGGTATGGTCTCGCTGCAGTTCTGTAGGATGTCGGAGAACCAGCTCACCGGGAGCATCCCGGATTCGATCGGCGGCCTACCTAGCATCGAGAGACTGATACTGGAGAACAACAAGCTCACCGGTCAGCTGCCCGCCGCTATAGGACGCCTCGCCACGCTCACGGACATCTTCTTCTCCGACAACCGATTTACCGGCAGGATCCCTTCCAGCTTCGCCAACCTGGCCAATCTGCAGACGTTAGACCTGTCGCGGAACCGCCTCTGTGGTCCAATCCCCGCCGAGCTCTCCCGGCTGCGGAACCTCCAAGAGCTGGATCTCTCCTTCAACTCCCTGATGCACTTGGGCAGGCCGCCGAGCTGGCTCGGCCAGATGAACATATTCAAGCTTGTCCTGGCGGACACAGGGATCTCTGGTCCGCTGTCTGACTGGCTGTCGTCGGCGTCGTCCATCTCGATCCTCGACCTTTCCAGCAACGGACTGGTGGGGGATCTCCCGCAGTGGATCGGCAACATGACCGGGCTCTCGTTGCTCAACCTCTCCAACAACGCTCTGCATTCGGGGATCCCGGAGGGGTTCAAGAACCTGACGTTGCTGATGGACCTGGACCTGCACGCCAACGAGCTGTACGGCCGGCTGCGGCCAGTGCTGGCGAAGGGGACGCAGGACCCCTTGGGGCACTACCGGACGCTGGATCTGTCGCGCAACCGGTTCACCggggggcttgacgaggacgtgGGGGAGCTGGCCGCGATGGACACAGTAGAGAGGCTAGTGGTGTCGCACAACCCAGAGCTTGGCGGCGGGATACCGGCGTCCATGTCGAGGCTGGCGGCGCTGAAGGAGGTGGGGATGGCGGGGAACGGGCTCTCCGGGAGCATACCTGAGGGCGTGATGGACCTCGCGCGACTGACAGAGTTCGATGTGTCAGATAACAGGCTCAGCGGTCGGATACCGCGCCATCGGGCTCCCTTGACGGCGGAGGGCTTCAGAGGAAACACGGGGCTCTGCGGCGCGCCTCTCCCGCCATGCAAGCTGTAG
- the LOC135610756 gene encoding probable methyltransferase PMT27, whose amino-acid sequence MAGFGKSSRAGKRHASSSMSSFSYYVTIVVFVAFCILGVWMLSSSSVIPPHATTDTSSRISSSSYSSASKSGASRIVAFRDPPPDAEEDAIKGDDGGEDENRSGSKISSLGESRDTSSDQENQIDSASSRRENENRSGGEEESKGRQELERPQEAEETQNGSNEENQEQPVGENKEEGEKGNRGGDQRLVGRDLDGGTQDGKRLSEEEIHEQEQREHDEQLPVGEGEESQQETQQPQQTGSDSQEEQIHEEQQRQHDEQLPSREGEENQREPEQQQQTGSDSQEEQTHEEQQREHDEQLPGGEGEQNQQESQQLQQTEGDSLGNQQESQPEIDENHDQVEKIQQVTNENQPQREESVDESQTQSDEKAEEVSNESQQQEETGGGGNDQQQPQSELQMEEEITNDSEQVGNGQQREKLNDPNAGESLSDRAQSDASKDSGGDRKMPWATQADHSDNEKERRREENLSEGSDSEGNAGNSLGQEWKLCNVTAGPDYIPCLDNEKAIKQLHSFRHFEHRERHCPEEGPTCLVRLPDGYKRSIEWPKSRDRIWYSNVPRTKLAEVKGHQNWVKVTGEYLTFPGGGTQFIHGALHYIDFIQQSVRDITWGKRSRVVLDVGCGVASFGGYLFERDVLTMSFAPKDEHEAQVQFALERGIPAISAVMGSQRLPFPSMVFDVVHCARCRVPWHAEGGTLLLELNRVLRPGGYFVWSATPVYQKLKEDVDIWKAMKSLTISMCWDLVAVKKDKLNSVAAAFYRKPISNECYDNRKRHSPPMCKDEDDPNAAWHIPLKPCMHRVPVDGSERASRWPKEWPRRLQVPPYWLNSSQMGIYGKPAPVDFTSDYEHWKRVVAKSYLTGFGIRWSNVRNVMDMRAVYGGFAAALKDLKVWVMNVVNIDDPDTLPIIYERGLFGIYHDWCESFSTYPRSYDLLHADRLFSQIKQRCKILPLIAEVDRIVRPGGKIIVRDDSVTTSEVESLLKSLHWEVRLTFSKDQEGILCAEKSEWRPEKLTDSA is encoded by the exons ATGGCTGGCTTTGGCAAGAGCTCGCGGGCGGGGAAGCGCCATGCGTCGTCGTCCATGTCGTCCTTCTCCTACTACGTTACCATTGTGGTCTTCGTGGCGTTCTGCATACTGGGAGTGTGGATGCTGTCTTCCTCTTCCGTCATCCCGCCTCACGCGACCACCGACACCAGCTCTCGTATCTCCTCCTCCTCGTATTCGTCGGCCTCCAAGTCTGGCGCTTCTCGCATCGTCGCCTTCAGAGACCCTCCTCCGGACGCGGAGGAGGACGCCATTAAAGGTGACGACGGTGGCGAGGACGAGAACAGGTCCGGTTCCAAGATCTCCTCCCTTGGGGAGTCCAGGGACACGAGCTCGGATCAAGAGAACCAGATCGATTCAGCTTCCTCCCGTAGAGAGAACGAGAACAGGTCCGGAGGCGAAGAAGAATCTAAAGGCAGGCAGGAACTCGAGCGTCCGCAGGAGGCGGAGGAGACCCAAAACGGCAGCAATGAAGAGAACCAGGAGCAGCCGGTCGGAGAGAATAAGGAAGAGGGAGAGAAGGGGAATCGTGGCGGAGATCAGCGGCTGGTGGGTCGCGATTTGGACGGAGGAACACAGGACGGCAAGCGGCTGAGCGAGGAGGAAATCCATGAACAGGAGCAGAGGGAGCACGACGAACAGCTACCGGTCGGCGAGGGGGAGGAGAGCCAGCAAGAAACCCAGCAGCCGCAGCAGACCGGGAGTGACAGCCAGGAGGAGCAAATCCACGAAGAGCAGCAGAGGCAGCACGACGAGCAGTTACCGAGCCGCGAGGGCGAGGAGAACCAGCGAGAAcctgagcagcagcagcagactgGGAGCGACAGTCAAGAGGAGCAAACCCACGAAGAGCAGCAGAGGGAGCACGACGAGCAGCTACCCGGTGGTGAGGGCGAGCAGAACCAGCAAGAATCCCAGCAGCTGCAGCAGACTGAAGGTGACAGCCTAGGGAATCAGCAGGAGAGCCAGCCTGAGATTGACGAGAACCATGACCAAGTGGAGAAGATACAGCAGGTTACCAATGAGAACCAACCACAGAGAGAAGAGTCGGTTGATGAGAGCCAAACGCAGTCTGATGAGAAAGCAGAGGAGGTATCAAACGAGAgccagcaacaagaagaaacagGAGGAGGTGGCAACGACCAGCAGCAGCCGCAATCCGAACTACAGATGGAAGAGGAGATCACCAATGACTCAGAACAAGTAGGCAATGGACAACAGAGAGAGAAACTGAATGACCCTAATGCAGGTGAGTCTCTGTCAGACAGGGCACAGTCAGATGCATCTAAGGACAGCGGCGGTGACAGGAAGATGCCATGGGCGACACAGGCCGACCACTCCGATAACGAGAaggaaaggagaagagaggagaattTGAGCGAAGGCAGCGATTCAGAGGGGAATGCTGGGAACTCACTTGGACAGGAGTGGAAGCTCTGCAATGTCACTGCTGGCCCTGACTACATCCCTTGTCTTGACAATGAGAAGGCCATCAAGCAGCTACATAGCTTCAGACACTTTGAACACCGAGAGCGGCACTGCCCAGAGGAAGGCCCGACATGCCTGGTGCGTCTTCCAGATGGATACAAGCGATCCATCGAGTGGCCAAAGAGTAGAGACAGG ATATGGTACAGCAATGTGCCTCGCACAAAGCTTGCGGAAGTGAAGGGTCATCAGAACTGGGTGAAAGTCACAGGAGAATACCTCACGTTTCCTGGTGGTGGAACACAGTTCATACATGGGGCACTTCATTATATCGATTTCATCCAGCAG TCAGTACGTGATATTACTTGGGGAAAGCGGAGCCGTGTGGTACTAGATGTTGGCTGTGGGGTGGCCAGCTTTGGTGGCTATCTCTTTGAGAGGGACGTTCTTACAATGTCTTTTGCTCCAAAAGATGAACATGAAGCTCAAGTTCAGTTTGCATTGGAGCGAGGAATCCCAGCAATATCTGCAGTAATGGGTTCTCAGCGTCTGCCATTTCCCAGCATGGTCTTTGATGTTGTGCATTGTGCACGCTGCCGTGTCCCATGGCATGCAGAGG GTGGTACTCTTCTGTTGGAACTAAACCGAGTCTTGCGACCCGGAGGATACTTTGTCTGGTCAGCAACACCGGTTTATCAGAAACTGAAAGAAGATGTGGATATCTGGAAAG CCATGAAATCTCTTACAATATCCATGTGCTGGGACCTTGTTGCTGTCAAGAAGGACAAATTGAATTCTGTTGCAGCTGCCTTCTATCGTAAGCCTATTTCAAATGAGTGTTATGACAATAGAAAGCGTCATAGTCCACCCATGTGCAAGGATGAGGATGATCCAAACGCAGCTTG GCACATACCCTTAAAACCCTGCATGCATAGAGTGCCGGTTGATGGATCTGAAAGAGCGTCACGGTGGCCCAAAGAATGGCCACGCCGGTTGCAGGTGCCCCCTTACTGGTTAAACAGCTCTCAGATGGGAATCTACGGGAAGCCAGCCCCTGTTGATTTCACATCAGATTATGAACACTGGAAGCGAGTTGTAGCAAAATCTTATCTCACTGGTTTTGGCATTCGCTGGTCCAACGTGAGAAATGTCATGGACATGAGAGCAGTCTATGGAGG ATTTGCAGCTGCACTAAAAGATTTAAAGGTCTGGGTCATGAATGTGGTAAATATTGATGACCCTGACACGCTGCCCATAATATACGAGCGTGGGCTTTTCGGAATTTACCATGACTGGTGTGAATCTTTCAGCACCTATCCCAGATCCTATGACTTGCTGCATGCTGATCGCTTGTTTTCTCAGATAAAACAGAG GTGTAAGATTTTGCCTCTGATAGCCGAGGTTGATAGGATAGTGAGGCCAGGTGGTAAAATCATTGTTCGTGATGATTCTGTCACTACAAGTGAAGTTGAGAGTCTACTGAAATCACTGCACTGGGAAGTCCGTTTGACCTTTTCCAAAGATCAAGAGGGAATACTTTGTGCAGAGAAATCCGAGTGGCGACCTGAGAAACTAACTGATTCAGCTTGA